tatatatgtttataaaatgaatattacatataatttaaaaaaaaaaaatgataagTTCCATCATTTCATAAGTAATCATACGctaatattttctattatCCTACTTATAAATCTATTgatttttttctcatttaTCAATGGCTACTTTTATTCAAGACAACAAATTGAAGAAAAATCAGAGAACCTTGAGCTTTTTAGTAGAAAAGTATTTGGAGATGAATATGTAGAAAGTTTGAAAAAACAGAAAAATACTTTTTCGATTATTAATGCACCATATAATAAAGTAGTTTTACTTTTAATAGATTCCTTAAGATTTGATTTTATTCTATATGATACTAATTATGAAGAGGAATTCgtagaaaaagaaaaaaatacaGATATCTACAATAATATGTCTAgcgaaaaaaaaaatatatcaaatgaaggaaaaaaaaaagaaaactcattatattttttaaataatatgataaatgTACATAACATTttacaaaatgaaaaaaataactCTTTATTATTCCGGTTTGATGCAGATGCCCCTACAATAACAACTTCAAGGTTAAAATCTATTTTTATGGGTACAATACCAAATTATATGGAAGTAAATGAAAACTTTAGTCCTACGACAAGTATTGaagataatttttttgaacagctacatttaaataataaaaaagtaatTGCTATAGGTGATAATACCATTACTCATTTAATGAAACATTTTTCTAAAGAATTAGTTTATGAAAGTTTTAATGtttttgatttttataCATTAGATATAGCTGCAAAGaaacatttttatgaaGAGTATTTGTCAAATGACTGGgatattatgtatatacatatgttGGCAGTTGATCATATTGGACATATAAAAACACCCAACTCAAAAGTTATGAAAGATGTATTGAAAGATTTTGATGTATTcatatatgatattataaataaaataaaattagaTAATCTTAAAAACCTTAACACAgaacaaaaagaaaaggaaaaaattaaaataataaaaaaaaaaaaaaaaaaaaaaagtcATCAAAATGGTACTCATatagaaaatgaaaatgatgaCAATGTTGAAGATATTCAAAATGATGACAATATTGAAGATATTCAAAATTATGACAATAATGAAGATATTCAAAATTATGACAATAATGAAGATATTCAAAATCAAAGTGatcaaaaaaatgatgataaaaaaacaCTTTTCCTATTTTTTGGTGATCATGGACAGTTAGATACAGGAGATCACGGTGGATACAGTCTAGACGAAACACATAGTGCTCTTTTTGCATATTCACCATTAACCTTTATAACTTTAGATGAAGACattattcaaaataattttgttttatatgataaagataaattaaaaaaatatattagCACACttaatgaagaaaataattataaagaaaatatagataattataaaaaatatcattcatatttaaaagatataaataaaaaatatacatacCATTATAATGTCAAATATACAAAACAAGTAAATTTAATGAGTACCTTATCCTTATTAATAGGGTCAACAATACCTTATGGAAATATAggaaatattattatggATTTCATTCCAAatgcatatataaataataagaataattCTTCATTACCTAATGATACTacaaatttatattatgatcTATTAAATTTACATTATATTGCAGAATTAAATTATGCTAACCTGTGGCAATTGAATAGATACTTGAatgaatatgaaaaaaaatataatattataaaaaatgaagattatcattttattaagTCTTCATGGTCTATtatagaaaaagaaaaaaaagaattcttttttcaaccaaataaaaaatttattaaaaatgataatatattattaaaaaaagaaaaggaaacatatatacaattCATAAATGAAATGACAACTCTAATGGATATCacacaaaaatatttttactatatattcaacataaaagaaaaatattttttaattttatctattgtattgaatatattcttattcttatttttaaaacatttctattattattctaaattaaattattaccataaattaataaaaggTTCCAAGATTCTATTATTTATTAGTCTATTCCTTAATATTATAGTAACCTTCGActattttaataaaaatatttatttattactTTCTTTATGTGCATtccttttatatttttttaccTTCTGTTTATCAAGTAAAgaatataaagatatattcCGAATATTTTCTCATGCCAAAATCATTTTCataagtaataatataaatatgataatacctagtataaaaaattacaatATCAGTGCCAAACATAACATCAATAATACGAATAATGACAACTACCATACATCATATAAGCATAGGAAATCATTCACaaataaagaaaagaaacaaaataatacacatataaatatattctataatattatctatTTCTTAAGAAtaattagaaaaaaaattgttaaGTATATAATGTTTATGCATTTGACAGTATACAATCTAACTATAGGtaatattatctatattctatttaaattatttccAAAAATTATAGCcatatcatttaaaatattaagaaataattatttcatttttgttgttattatatgGAGTTGCTGTGAGATATCCtttaattatatagataaaGAAAGATATTACATTCATTACATTTTAATTGcatatgttttattttgCCTACTTAAATGGAAATCTCACCGTGTCTGTAATATACTAAGGTAATACAATCCACacattaaaataaaaaataataaaaatatatatatatatatatatatatatattttttatttatttataactTTTTGTTCCTTTTGTAGAGCGTTTATTTTGTTGTTGCTTCTAATAACTAATGCACTGTATAGCCATACACCCGAATATTTTGATCACGgtaaagaaaaaatatatttaaaagaatcCATACTAAAATCATTTTTGCCAATTTCATCCTATATTTTTagtataatattaataaatagtggtattaataatttattgaaaaaaagaataaaaataataataatgcAAATATGGACAATACAATATATACTCgtttttttgttcttaaataatatttacCATACATATATTCAATTTATAACACCCCCAAgtatttatttcttaaCTTTTTCAACCTTCATTTTCATATTGTTAAGtaaaaacattttaaatgaaaaagaaaaattacCAGATTCTTTAGACAAAATATATGAAGTCTGTATCACattatttgttataattattacGGCAATACCCttatcttttattatatatagcAATACAAATTTAGGTGTATTATTTCTGTTCTATATCACATATCTATTATTCTACTTCATTCTTATAAGTTCCAACTATTCAAAAGATATTAACCAAACGAATGACATAACACTTAAATGgataaatgaaaatatggataatacaaatacgatgataaatataaatgaaagCTTGGAGAATAAAGAAAAGTGTCCTTCATATAACACATctataaaagaaaaattttattatgaattGATGATAGAAAAAttgaaattattaaatacatgttctttattaaatgaagGAGAAATAATGCAAATacaaatttataaattaattagagatatttcttatttttatatcaatGAAACagatttttatattttatcatgtttacttttaaaatattctttttttataacgggacataaatttattttaaataacTTACCACTAGTTTCAGGTTATGTTggattatataaatatgtatgGCCAGTAAGTCagttttatatttttaatcatatttttttcccATTCTTctttacattattttttattatttatatttatcacATAAGAAGgataaaaattataaattcCTTGAAGAAATTTgatttgaattatttttatgtttatcCACTAATGAACTTTTTCTTCAAGTgagataaaaaaaaaaaataatatacatccataatattaattgttaatatttttacaaaaatgatttcattttatatttctctTTCTTTATTCTTTTTAGGGTCTCCTTTATGTTTTGTTGCAAGTTTATTGTATCTATATGGGTTTCATATTACTTGAATCTACATATAATggtaaaaataaaattaaagtGTAAAATGttacataataaaataagtatatatatatatacatatatacatatatatatatatataattttcttttttatttacagTTATATGACTATTTCCTACCAAATATGTTTTACCTATTTTTCATCAACcttatctttattatattttgtttgtTGTCTTTCTCAATGACtaaacatatttttctaagataatttttttgttgaAGATGGGTAAAAAATCGTACTTATTGTATCTTCCTTTTTAATTGGTTCCCAATCCCTATCCTGTACAgacataaatatatacaaaaaaaataaaaaaaaaaaaatataataataataataataaacagTTCAGTTAAAATTTGATTAAAACTGTAActgtatataatatttattaatcaatttatttatgaattatatcgatatatattttatgtttttttatatatatttatttatttatataacacatttgttgtatatatttttgatttataaatatatgtaataaaaatatatttaatatgattaataaaaattgttTTGTAATAACGTTTTaattcttatttatatttatgataaaaatgaatttgtcttataaatctatatttttttaatatactaaaatttttttatgaacTTACCTTCCACCATGAATGTCCATaagaaattaatatttcatcATCTTTTTGTATATTGTTATGTGCATAAAcaatcataatattatttgatacATTGGTGTCCtacataaattatataaatatataatataaaacacacacaaatatatatatatatatatatatatataatatttatttcatgttatcttttctttattacttgcttttgttttattttgtttttatttattttatgtatttcTATAAAAGCATTTGGTATATCAgaatgattatataaaataccATACCCTAAAGGTAgtaatttataatttaaagTTTCTTTTTTCCTATTCGTTATAATATCAACTATTTCCTCATTTTTActttgttctttttttccttcatataaataatcGACGAGGTTTCTTGGTATTTCTTCATTGCATATTGATACAGTTGGACATATTTcaataatttcatttttctttatatcTTCTAAGGAGAAAATACCTAAACCACCAAGGGATGATTttcctatatatatttttttttgtatatcattaaatgatacattctcacttttttttaataaatccttaataaaattatttacaaaataattatggAAACTTCGTTTGAAGAGAATCATgcataaaaaatataatattcatttaaaataaaaaatgaaataatcttatttataatatgtacaatatatatatatatatatatatataatattgtagaaattaaaaaaataaataaatgtgATTTCAacttattattataacattacattataacaataatcctacattttatatattgattaaatacaaatattattttaaatatttaattataatattatttggtaatttaaaaatataatataataaaaattatgacaaataaaaatatttttctatataaagtagttttatatttacattttaataagataaaaaataatattccttaaaaaaaaaaataataataaataaaaaataaaataaaataaaataaataaat
This region of Plasmodium gaboni strain SY75 chromosome 12, whole genome shotgun sequence genomic DNA includes:
- a CDS encoding putative phosphatidylinositol-glycan biosynthesis class O protein, translating into MNITYNLKKKNDKFHHFISNHTLIFSIILLINLLIFFSFINGYFYSRQQIEEKSENLELFSRKVFGDEYVESLKKQKNTFSIINAPYNKVVLLLIDSLRFDFILYDTNYEEEFVEKEKNTDIYNNMSSEKKNISNEGKKKENSLYFLNNMINVHNILQNEKNNSLLFRFDADAPTITTSRLKSIFMGTIPNYMEVNENFSPTTSIEDNFFEQLHLNNKKVIAIGDNTITHLMKHFSKELVYESFNVFDFYTLDIAAKKHFYEEYLSNDWDIMYIHMLAVDHIGHIKTPNSKVMKDVLKDFDVFIYDIINKIKLDNLKNLNTEQKEKEKIKIIKKKKKKKSHQNGTHIENENDDNVEDIQNDDNIEDIQNYDNNEDIQNYDNNEDIQNQSDQKNDDKKTLFLFFGDHGQLDTGDHGGYSLDETHSALFAYSPLTFITLDEDIIQNNFVLYDKDKLKKYISTLNEENNYKENIDNYKKYHSYLKDINKKYTYHYNVKYTKQVNLMSTLSLLIGSTIPYGNIGNIIMDFIPNAYINNKNNSSLPNDTTNLYYDLLNLHYIAELNYANLWQLNRYLNEYEKKYNIIKNEDYHFIKSSWSIIEKEKKEFFFQPNKKFIKNDNILLKKEKETYIQFINEMTTLMDITQKYFYYIFNIKEKYFLILSIVLNIFLFLFLKHFYYYSKLNYYHKLIKGSKILLFISLFLNIIVTFDYFNKNIYLLLSLCAFLLYFFTFCLSSKEYKDIFRIFSHAKIIFISNNINMIIPSIKNYNISAKHNINNTNNDNYHTSYKHRKSFTNKEKKQNNTHINIFYNIIYFLRIIRKKIVKYIMFMHLTVYNLTIGNIIYILFKLFPKIIAISFKILRNNYFIFVVIIWSCCEISFNYIDKERYYIHYILIAYVLFCLLKWKSHRVCNILRAFILLLLLITNALYSHTPEYFDHGKEKIYLKESILKSFLPISSYIFSIILINSGINNLLKKRIKIIIMQIWTIQYILVFLFLNNIYHTYIQFITPPSIYFLTFSTFIFILLSKNILNEKEKLPDSLDKIYEVCITLFVIIITAIPLSFIIYSNTNLGVLFLFYITYLLFYFILISSNYSKDINQTNDITLKWINENMDNTNTMININESLENKEKCPSYNTSIKEKFYYELMIEKLKLLNTCSLLNEGEIMQIQIYKLIRDISYFYINETDFYILSCLLLKYSFFITGHKFILNNLPLVSGYVGLYKYVWPVSQFYIFNHIFFPFFFTLFFIIYIYHIRRIKIINSLKKFDLNYFYVYPLMNFFFKVSFMFCCKFIVSIWVSYYLNLHIMLYDYFLPNMFYLFFINLIFIIFCLLSFSMTKHIFLR
- a CDS encoding putative histone-lysine N-methyltransferase — encoded protein: MILFKRSFHNYFVNNFIKDLLKKSENVSFNDIQKKIYIGKSSLGGLGIFSLEDIKKNEIIEICPTVSICNEEIPRNLVDYLYEGKKEQSKNEEIVDIITNRKKETLNYKLLPLGYGILYNHSDIPNAFIEIHKINKNKIKQKQDTNVSNNIMIVYAHNNIQKDDEILISYGHSWWKVSS